A region from the Sulfitobacter sp. D7 genome encodes:
- the yaaA gene encoding peroxide stress protein YaaA, producing the protein MLVVISPAKRLDWAERDVAVTQPDFQEDAVRLATTARNLTLGNLKDLMGLSDDLARLNRDRFQAFEAEPSADTTRPAALAFAGDTYQGLEATSLDADEMTYAQEHLRILSGLYGVLRPLDAIQAYRLEMGSKLKTRRGGNLYDYWRDSLSKALNAQAEATGSDVLVNCASQEYFGAVDLKALKLRVITPQFMEDKGDGKGPKIVSFFAKKARGAMARYIVQHRVNDPEGLRDFDSGGYAYQPDASTPERPVFVRPYPSS; encoded by the coding sequence ATGCTCGTCGTTATTTCCCCCGCCAAACGCCTCGATTGGGCCGAACGCGATGTCGCGGTTACCCAGCCTGATTTTCAGGAAGACGCTGTGCGGCTCGCGACCACGGCGCGTAATCTCACCTTGGGCAACCTCAAAGACCTGATGGGGCTGAGCGACGACCTGGCGCGGCTCAACCGCGACCGGTTTCAGGCGTTCGAAGCCGAGCCCAGTGCCGACACCACCCGCCCCGCCGCGCTGGCATTTGCCGGTGACACCTATCAGGGGTTGGAGGCCACGAGCCTTGATGCCGATGAGATGACCTATGCCCAAGAGCACCTGCGCATCTTGTCGGGGCTTTACGGCGTGCTGCGCCCGCTCGACGCGATCCAAGCCTACCGGTTGGAGATGGGCAGCAAGCTGAAAACCCGGCGCGGTGGTAACCTCTATGACTATTGGCGCGACAGCCTGTCAAAGGCGCTGAACGCGCAGGCCGAGGCCACCGGCAGCGATGTTCTGGTGAACTGCGCCAGCCAAGAATACTTTGGCGCAGTCGACCTCAAAGCGCTGAAATTGCGCGTGATCACCCCGCAGTTCATGGAAGACAAGGGCGACGGTAAAGGGCCAAAAATCGTTAGCTTTTTTGCCAAGAAAGCGCGCGGCGCCATGGCGCGGTATATCGTGCAGCACCGGGTGAATGATCCCGAAGGGCTGCGGGATTTCGACAGCGGCGGCTATGCCTACCAGCCCGATGCCTCGACGCCCGAGCGTCCGGTCTTTGTCCGGCCCTATCCGTCGAGCTGA